One Parasphingorhabdus cellanae genomic region harbors:
- the rpsA gene encoding 30S ribosomal protein S1: protein MASTAFPSRDDFAALLNESIGGEDQGFEGRVVKGTVVGIENDMAVIDVGLKSEGRVALREFAAPGQKAELNVGDEVEVYVDRIENVNGEAMLSRDRARREASWDKLEKEYDEGNRVDGIIFGRVKGGFTVDLDGAVAFLPGSQVDVRPVRDVTPLMDISQPFQILKMDRKRGNIVVSRRAILEETRAEQRSGLIESLAEGQVTEGVVKNITDYGAFVDLGGIDGLLHVTDLSYKRVNHPNEMINIGDTLKVQIIKINKDTQRISLGMKQLESDPWDAASEKYAVGTKLTGSVTNITEYGAFVELEAGIEGLVHVSEMSWTKKNVHPGKIVSTSQEVDVIVLEVDTEKRRISLGLKQAQSNPWTDFADTHPVGSTVEGEVKNATEFGLFIGLEGDVDGMVHMSDIAWGISGEDALNLHHKGEQVKAIVLDIDVEKERISLGMKQLEKGAPAVGGTDTGGLKKGSVTTVTVLEVRDGGLEVQVGDDGATGFIKRTDLGRDRDEQRPDRFQVGQKVDAMVIGFDRSKKPNFSIKAHQLAEEKQAVEQFGSTDSGASLGDILGEALKKKDD from the coding sequence ATGGCCTCTACGGCATTTCCCAGTCGCGACGATTTCGCGGCACTATTAAACGAATCAATTGGCGGTGAAGATCAAGGCTTTGAAGGCCGCGTGGTTAAAGGCACCGTTGTCGGCATCGAAAATGACATGGCTGTCATCGATGTAGGATTGAAATCAGAAGGCCGTGTGGCGCTGCGCGAATTCGCCGCTCCCGGTCAAAAAGCCGAACTCAATGTTGGCGATGAAGTCGAAGTTTATGTCGACCGGATCGAAAATGTGAACGGCGAAGCCATGCTGTCCCGCGACCGCGCCCGCCGCGAAGCCAGCTGGGACAAGCTTGAAAAAGAATATGACGAAGGCAACCGGGTTGACGGTATTATCTTCGGACGCGTCAAAGGCGGCTTCACGGTTGATCTTGACGGCGCCGTAGCCTTCCTGCCCGGCAGCCAGGTTGATGTCCGCCCCGTGCGCGACGTGACCCCGCTGATGGACATTTCACAGCCTTTCCAGATCCTCAAAATGGACCGCAAGCGTGGCAATATTGTAGTATCTCGCCGCGCCATCCTCGAAGAGACCCGCGCTGAACAGCGTTCGGGTCTGATCGAATCGCTGGCTGAAGGCCAAGTAACCGAAGGTGTTGTGAAAAACATCACCGATTATGGTGCGTTTGTTGACCTGGGCGGCATTGATGGCCTGCTCCACGTCACCGATCTCAGCTACAAGCGGGTTAATCATCCAAACGAGATGATCAACATCGGCGATACGCTGAAAGTTCAGATCATCAAGATCAACAAAGACACGCAGCGTATCTCGCTCGGCATGAAACAGCTTGAGAGCGATCCTTGGGATGCTGCTTCCGAGAAATATGCCGTTGGCACGAAACTGACCGGTTCGGTTACCAACATCACCGAATATGGTGCTTTCGTTGAGCTCGAAGCCGGCATTGAAGGCCTTGTCCACGTTTCCGAAATGAGCTGGACCAAGAAAAACGTACATCCTGGCAAAATCGTCTCCACCTCTCAGGAAGTGGATGTGATCGTTCTGGAAGTCGATACCGAGAAACGCCGTATTTCGCTGGGTCTCAAACAGGCTCAGTCCAACCCATGGACCGACTTTGCCGATACGCATCCTGTCGGCAGCACGGTTGAAGGCGAAGTCAAGAACGCGACCGAATTCGGTCTATTCATCGGTCTGGAAGGCGACGTGGACGGAATGGTTCACATGTCTGACATCGCGTGGGGCATTTCCGGCGAAGACGCACTCAACCTCCACCACAAGGGTGAACAGGTAAAAGCGATCGTTCTCGACATTGATGTAGAGAAAGAGCGGATTTCCCTCGGCATGAAGCAGCTTGAAAAAGGTGCTCCTGCGGTTGGCGGAACCGACACAGGCGGTCTCAAGAAAGGGTCTGTTACCACCGTTACCGTGCTTGAAGTTCGCGATGGCGGTCTTGAAGTGCAAGTCGGCGACGATGGCGCAACTGGCTTCATTAAACGGACCGACCTCGGCCGCGACCGTGATGAGCAACGCCCTGACCGTTTCCAGGTTGGCCAGAAAGTTGATGCTATGGTTATCGGTTTCGATCGTTCCAAAAAGCCAAACTTCTCGATCAAAGCCCATCAGCTCGCTGAGGAGAAACAGGCTGTCGAACAGTTTGGCTCTACCGATTCGGGAGCAAGCCTCGGCGACATTCTTGGCGAAGCGCTCAAGAAGAAGGACGACTAA
- the aroA gene encoding 3-phosphoshikimate 1-carboxyvinyltransferase, which produces MTSKPKDQTTSGAKPASFAPVGPLTGQITVPGDKSISHRSLILSALAIGKSEITGLLEGEDVLATAAALRAMGAKIEKKDTVWTVHGVGVGGLLQPETAIDLGNSGTSVRLLMGLVASHDISVTFTGDASLSKRPMGRVIDPLSQMGVNFTARTSVDGKACLPLTVRGLCPAVPLEYRLPVASAQVKSAILLAGLNTPGVTRVIEPVLTRDHSETMLKGFGADLTVETNKEGSRIISLIGEAELSPQKIKVPGDPSSAAFPIVAALLVPGSDIVVENVGINPTRAGLFNILQQMGGNISFKKKRAVGGEPVADIHVKHSKLTGIDVPADIAPSMIDEFPILFIASALADGTTTTSGLHELRVKESDRLHQMATGLGLLGVDVTEKEDGLVITGSGGEPLTGGKKIKPIETALDHRIAMSFAVAGLATASGLTIDDITPAETSFPGFADLMKELAS; this is translated from the coding sequence ATGACCAGCAAACCAAAAGATCAAACGACAAGTGGTGCTAAGCCGGCGTCTTTCGCACCGGTCGGCCCTTTGACCGGTCAAATAACCGTACCGGGCGACAAATCCATTTCCCACCGCTCGCTGATTCTCTCTGCCCTCGCCATTGGCAAGAGCGAGATTACTGGCTTGCTGGAAGGGGAAGATGTGCTGGCCACCGCCGCTGCGCTGCGCGCAATGGGTGCAAAAATCGAGAAGAAGGATACCGTCTGGACGGTGCATGGCGTTGGTGTTGGCGGATTGTTGCAACCGGAAACCGCGATTGACTTGGGTAATAGCGGAACGTCCGTACGCCTTCTTATGGGGCTGGTTGCTTCGCATGATATTAGCGTCACTTTTACGGGTGACGCGAGCCTCTCCAAACGTCCGATGGGCCGTGTGATAGACCCGCTTTCGCAAATGGGAGTTAATTTTACGGCGCGAACCTCTGTGGACGGCAAGGCTTGCCTACCACTAACCGTACGCGGGCTTTGCCCAGCGGTGCCTCTGGAATATCGCCTGCCGGTGGCATCCGCACAAGTTAAATCAGCAATCCTGCTCGCTGGACTAAATACGCCGGGTGTCACACGCGTGATCGAACCAGTGCTTACCCGTGATCACAGCGAAACCATGCTTAAAGGCTTTGGCGCAGACCTCACGGTCGAAACGAACAAGGAAGGCAGCCGGATCATTTCGCTGATAGGTGAAGCCGAGTTGTCACCGCAAAAGATCAAGGTGCCTGGGGATCCATCCTCCGCAGCCTTTCCGATCGTAGCGGCCTTGCTGGTCCCCGGTTCGGATATTGTGGTCGAGAATGTCGGCATTAATCCAACCCGCGCCGGCCTGTTCAACATATTGCAGCAAATGGGCGGCAATATCAGCTTCAAGAAAAAACGTGCCGTTGGCGGAGAGCCAGTTGCCGATATTCATGTGAAGCACAGCAAACTAACCGGTATTGATGTCCCGGCGGATATCGCGCCCAGCATGATTGATGAATTTCCGATCCTGTTCATTGCCTCTGCACTGGCAGACGGAACAACAACGACCAGCGGACTACATGAACTGCGCGTCAAGGAATCTGATCGATTGCACCAGATGGCCACAGGGCTCGGTCTGTTGGGCGTGGACGTGACCGAGAAGGAAGACGGTTTGGTCATCACTGGAAGCGGCGGTGAACCATTAACTGGTGGCAAGAAAATAAAACCCATTGAAACAGCTCTTGATCACCGGATCGCGATGAGTTTCGCGGTGGCCGGGCTGGCGACCGCTTCAGGCCTGACAATAGATGATATTACGCCTGCCGAAACAAGCTTTCCTGGCTTTGCCGATCTCATGAAAGAGCTGGCATCCTGA
- a CDS encoding ComF family protein, with protein MKERPEHDGVRSVAAYDDKSSLLPMRLKYGARLGLAELIGQHMVRFLHEVPADALIVPVPLHRWRLWSRGYNQSVLIGRALSKQSGLDMTSDILTRKNATPPLRSMSVKKRRTIVNRAFWISPKMVGSIAGKTIILVDDVYTTGSTANACAKLLKKSGAAKVLVFCWARVLTDYDKA; from the coding sequence TTGAAAGAACGACCGGAGCATGACGGCGTGCGATCTGTGGCGGCCTATGACGATAAAAGCAGTTTATTGCCCATGCGGTTGAAATATGGAGCGCGTCTTGGGTTGGCCGAACTAATCGGGCAACATATGGTTCGATTTCTGCATGAAGTACCGGCCGATGCTCTTATAGTTCCCGTGCCCTTGCATCGCTGGCGTCTTTGGTCGCGCGGTTATAATCAATCGGTGCTGATTGGGCGGGCGCTTTCAAAACAAAGCGGTCTAGATATGACCAGCGACATTCTCACCCGCAAAAACGCCACGCCGCCATTGCGGTCGATGTCCGTGAAAAAACGCCGTACCATCGTCAATCGCGCATTTTGGATATCACCAAAAATGGTAGGCAGTATCGCAGGAAAAACAATCATTCTGGTCGATGACGTCTATACGACAGGATCGACAGCCAATGCATGTGCCAAATTGCTGAAAAAATCTGGCGCCGCGAAAGTACTGGTTTTCTGTTGGGCGAGAGTTTTGACAGATTACGATAAGGCCTGA
- a CDS encoding Flp family type IVb pilin codes for MSFFKKLYRSEQGATAVEYGLILALIAIATIVAISNVANTTGNMWNDVADEVVTNS; via the coding sequence ATGAGTTTTTTTAAAAAGTTATATCGTTCTGAACAGGGGGCGACGGCAGTAGAATACGGTTTGATTTTGGCGCTCATCGCAATTGCTACAATTGTAGCAATTAGCAATGTGGCAAATACAACCGGTAATATGTGGAATGACGTTGCCGATGAGGTTGTCACCAATTCCTAA
- a CDS encoding (d)CMP kinase has translation MIIAVDGPTASGKGTISKELAKHFNLPFLDTGLLYRAVGWTLREQRGNADNPEHALRACTFDGALLNEPGLRSEAVGGLASRVSVHPEVRSALDKRQKDFAYQSAGAVLDGRDIGTVIAPDADVKLFVTASSEARAVRRFEEMKRRGEKVNFDDILADILKRDERDRSRVTAPLKPAGDADLLDTTDLTIGDAIQQAIALVNAKISRRRDKDPA, from the coding sequence ATGATTATCGCCGTCGATGGTCCCACCGCCTCTGGCAAAGGCACGATCTCCAAGGAATTGGCGAAGCATTTCAACCTACCCTTTCTCGATACAGGCCTGCTCTATCGCGCGGTCGGTTGGACATTGCGAGAGCAACGCGGAAATGCGGATAATCCGGAACACGCGCTCCGGGCTTGTACATTCGATGGCGCATTGCTGAACGAACCAGGCCTGCGCAGCGAAGCAGTCGGCGGCCTCGCAAGCCGTGTCTCGGTTCATCCCGAGGTACGCAGCGCGCTCGACAAGCGCCAGAAAGACTTTGCCTATCAGTCGGCGGGCGCTGTTCTGGATGGCCGCGATATCGGAACGGTCATCGCGCCAGATGCTGACGTAAAGCTGTTCGTCACCGCTTCATCAGAAGCGCGTGCCGTTCGCCGTTTCGAAGAAATGAAGCGCCGCGGGGAAAAGGTGAACTTCGATGATATCCTCGCCGATATCCTGAAACGCGACGAACGCGACCGCAGCCGTGTCACCGCACCGCTTAAACCCGCGGGAGATGCGGACTTGCTTGATACGACCGATTTGACTATAGGCGACGCCATTCAACAGGCAATTGCCTTGGTGAATGCGAAGATAAGCCGCCGGCGCGACAAAGATCCGGCATAG
- a CDS encoding SCP2 sterol-binding domain-containing protein, translating into MSEVADQIIASIKPHLIEDATIGGTIKVDMGDSGTIYFDGTSAPASITSADDPADATMVCSAETFAGIMKGEVDGIRAVMTGKLAVKGNMVLAGKLGNLFAKS; encoded by the coding sequence ATGAGTGAAGTGGCCGACCAGATCATTGCCAGCATCAAGCCGCATCTTATCGAGGATGCAACCATCGGCGGAACAATCAAAGTCGATATGGGGGATTCAGGCACGATATATTTCGATGGGACATCGGCGCCCGCCAGCATTACCTCTGCTGATGACCCTGCAGACGCAACAATGGTTTGTTCTGCTGAAACTTTTGCTGGAATCATGAAGGGCGAAGTCGATGGTATTCGCGCCGTTATGACCGGCAAGTTAGCCGTGAAGGGCAATATGGTTTTGGCCGGAAAACTGGGGAACCTGTTTGCGAAATCATGA
- a CDS encoding CBU_0592 family membrane protein: MLGDFSANVIGILGSILIVSAYAYNVYAQDVNPFVYNGMNLIGALLLTVSLLVHFNLASLLLEIVWIAIAVGGLWKAYQGQTEQRP, translated from the coding sequence ATGCTGGGTGATTTCTCCGCCAATGTGATCGGCATATTGGGCAGCATATTGATTGTCTCGGCTTATGCATACAATGTCTATGCCCAGGACGTGAACCCATTTGTCTATAACGGCATGAACCTGATCGGGGCACTTTTGCTCACGGTTTCGCTATTGGTGCATTTCAATCTCGCGTCTTTGCTACTTGAAATTGTCTGGATCGCTATTGCCGTCGGCGGCTTGTGGAAAGCCTATCAGGGGCAAACGGAGCAGCGGCCATGA
- a CDS encoding TIGR02300 family protein, whose translation MVKPEWGTKRTCPKCGTRFYDLGKEDPVNCIECGETWTPEPGLKSKQPMPFEEAPKKDAKKEDEVADDDLDVNIDDDEPSPDNEVDLGGDDDLGVTKGKGDDDDNAET comes from the coding sequence ATGGTGAAGCCAGAATGGGGCACGAAGAGAACCTGCCCAAAATGCGGAACACGTTTTTACGATTTGGGTAAAGAAGACCCGGTCAATTGCATCGAATGCGGTGAAACATGGACGCCCGAACCAGGCTTGAAATCCAAACAGCCTATGCCGTTTGAAGAAGCGCCGAAGAAAGACGCCAAAAAAGAAGACGAAGTGGCGGACGATGATTTGGACGTGAACATCGACGATGATGAGCCTTCACCAGATAATGAAGTCGATCTCGGCGGCGATGATGATTTGGGTGTCACCAAAGGCAAAGGCGACGACGACGATAACGCCGAAACTTAG
- a CDS encoding DUF1178 family protein — protein sequence MIVFDLICRDGEHLFEGWFGSSRDYEDQLRAGLIDCPICGSAAIEKAVMAPNVGIKANQRSSAATSSANQMDVSGETENKQPISNATEISPEYSELVGKLAKAQAKILEKSKWVGADFSEQARAIHYGEKDASPIHGTASKDDVAELEEEGVEIMPLPLPVNPPESQN from the coding sequence ATGATAGTATTTGATCTTATCTGCCGCGATGGCGAGCATCTGTTTGAAGGCTGGTTTGGTTCTTCGCGTGATTATGAAGACCAACTGCGAGCTGGCCTGATTGATTGTCCGATCTGCGGCAGCGCCGCCATCGAAAAAGCGGTGATGGCACCTAATGTTGGCATAAAAGCGAATCAGCGTTCCAGCGCCGCCACGTCTTCAGCGAATCAAATGGATGTATCGGGTGAAACCGAGAATAAACAGCCAATAAGCAATGCGACGGAAATTTCTCCCGAATATAGCGAATTGGTCGGTAAGTTAGCGAAAGCCCAAGCGAAGATACTCGAAAAATCAAAATGGGTCGGGGCAGATTTTTCTGAACAGGCCAGAGCGATTCACTATGGCGAAAAAGATGCGAGTCCGATCCACGGTACGGCCTCTAAGGATGACGTTGCTGAATTGGAGGAAGAAGGTGTGGAGATAATGCCGCTACCGCTTCCAGTTAATCCCCCGGAATCACAAAATTGA
- a CDS encoding integration host factor subunit beta has product MIRSELLEKLAEENPDLKPDEIEKIVDLFFNQISQKLAEGGRVELRGFGAFSTRERKPRIGRNPRTGESVDVPAKRVPYFKPGKEIREQLNKN; this is encoded by the coding sequence ATGATACGTTCTGAATTGCTCGAAAAACTGGCCGAAGAAAATCCCGATCTGAAACCAGACGAGATTGAGAAGATTGTTGACTTGTTTTTCAATCAGATAAGCCAAAAATTGGCTGAAGGTGGACGTGTTGAATTGCGTGGTTTTGGCGCTTTCTCGACCCGCGAACGAAAGCCGCGCATTGGTCGCAACCCGCGCACTGGGGAGTCAGTCGACGTCCCGGCCAAACGCGTTCCCTATTTCAAACCGGGCAAAGAAATTCGCGAGCAGCTCAACAAGAACTGA
- a CDS encoding Flp family type IVb pilin: protein MKLVRKMFKNEEGATAIEYGLIAALIAVAAIVAMGQLGNTLGNTFNEVNDEMAG, encoded by the coding sequence ATGAAACTCGTACGTAAAATGTTTAAGAACGAAGAAGGCGCGACCGCCATTGAATATGGTTTGATTGCTGCTTTGATTGCTGTTGCAGCTATTGTTGCAATGGGTCAGCTGGGTAACACACTCGGCAACACTTTCAACGAAGTGAATGACGAAATGGCTGGTTAA
- a CDS encoding flavin-containing monooxygenase, translating to MENTKHFDNLIVGAGLSGISAAHYLQKRSPHRSFAILERRADIGGTWDLFKYPGIRSDSDMHTLGFAFKPWVGAKAIADGPDIMAYLHETVDELALREQIAFHRSVLSADYDSARAIWTLAIQNGITSQTETWTCNFLHLCSGYYDYDEGHTPSFDGQDKFKGQIVHQQFWPQDLDYAGKRVVVIGSGATAITVVPAMAETAGHVVMLQRTPSYVVKLEAKDAFANRLRKWLPGKLAYALTRWRNVLANLVSYRLARRYPERAKKFLLKEMRKHLPREIVTQHFTPSYDPWDQRVCVVPDGDLFTAIREKRASVVSDHIAHFTEDGIMLASGEMLHADIIVLATGLKLNVFGGAKLSRDGKPIVSGDLMTYKGMMFGGVPNLAVTTGYTNSSWTLKADLVSEYIGRLMTYMDKRQYVECAPMLNDPNMDRENAINFTSGYVQRASHFLPKQGSRWPWKLAQNYALDIRQLRFGKLDDGVMQFRQRAELTEAVTKEKQAKQSVA from the coding sequence ATGGAAAACACCAAACATTTTGACAATCTGATTGTCGGCGCGGGCTTATCCGGGATAAGCGCGGCTCATTATCTTCAAAAGCGCAGCCCGCATCGGTCATTTGCAATATTGGAACGACGCGCTGACATCGGCGGAACATGGGATTTGTTCAAATATCCTGGTATCCGGTCCGACAGCGATATGCATACTCTTGGCTTCGCATTCAAACCGTGGGTGGGCGCAAAAGCGATTGCTGACGGCCCCGATATTATGGCCTATCTGCATGAGACTGTAGATGAACTGGCGCTGCGTGAGCAGATCGCCTTTCATCGATCAGTGCTCTCAGCGGATTATGACAGCGCTCGCGCAATCTGGACTCTCGCCATCCAGAACGGGATAACGTCACAGACTGAAACTTGGACCTGCAATTTTTTGCATTTATGCTCAGGCTATTATGACTATGACGAAGGCCATACGCCAAGCTTTGATGGTCAAGATAAGTTCAAGGGGCAAATTGTTCATCAACAATTCTGGCCGCAAGACCTGGATTATGCAGGGAAACGGGTCGTTGTGATCGGCTCGGGCGCAACCGCAATTACTGTAGTCCCTGCGATGGCTGAAACGGCTGGCCATGTCGTCATGCTCCAACGCACACCGTCTTACGTCGTCAAACTGGAAGCAAAGGACGCTTTTGCAAATCGTCTCCGTAAATGGCTTCCGGGAAAGCTCGCTTATGCGCTGACACGCTGGCGAAATGTGCTTGCGAATCTGGTCTCCTATCGCTTGGCGCGGCGCTATCCCGAACGGGCGAAAAAGTTTTTGCTTAAGGAAATGAGAAAGCATTTGCCGCGTGAAATTGTGACGCAGCATTTCACACCGTCTTACGACCCCTGGGATCAGCGCGTTTGCGTGGTGCCAGATGGAGACTTGTTCACAGCAATAAGGGAGAAACGCGCGTCGGTGGTCAGCGACCATATCGCTCACTTTACCGAGGACGGTATTATGCTGGCATCGGGCGAAATGTTGCATGCTGATATTATCGTGCTGGCAACTGGGCTGAAACTCAATGTTTTCGGTGGTGCGAAACTCTCGCGGGATGGCAAACCGATCGTGTCCGGTGATTTGATGACCTACAAAGGCATGATGTTTGGAGGAGTCCCAAATCTTGCGGTTACAACAGGCTATACTAACTCGTCATGGACCTTAAAAGCGGATCTGGTCTCTGAATATATTGGCAGGCTCATGACCTATATGGACAAGAGGCAATATGTTGAATGTGCGCCAATGCTGAACGACCCGAACATGGACCGCGAAAATGCCATCAACTTCACGTCCGGCTATGTTCAGAGAGCGAGCCACTTTCTACCCAAACAAGGTTCCCGCTGGCCCTGGAAACTTGCCCAGAACTATGCGCTCGACATCAGGCAGCTGCGTTTTGGCAAGCTTGACGATGGTGTCATGCAGTTTCGCCAGCGCGCGGAGTTGACAGAAGCCGTTACGAAGGAAAAGCAGGCAAAACAATCAGTTGCCTAG
- a CDS encoding methyltransferase domain-containing protein has product MENPDEPKELFDRARRRRFRDRAFFRTRGNDFIGQIMSEEILGRLSLIKRDFKKCLVIGQSGHALRLALEDADIETIVADSGFASVAAAHGIQCDEDRLPFADHSFDLVINMGTLDSVNDLPGALALTRRILKPDGLLLAAFIGAESLTTLKSLLMQAEGDRVVSHVHPQIDIRTVGDLVSRVGLALPVVDSDGFDLRYREFDKLIKDVRDIGGGNILNDNIRPLSRTVYEQAKAMFQNQADATGKTTEHMELIYLCGWAPHPEQPVPARRGSGQVSLKTALNKPATDS; this is encoded by the coding sequence ATGGAAAATCCAGATGAACCCAAGGAGTTATTTGATCGCGCGCGCCGCCGCCGCTTTCGTGACCGTGCTTTTTTTCGCACCCGAGGGAATGATTTTATAGGTCAAATTATGTCCGAAGAAATATTGGGCAGGCTCTCTCTGATAAAGCGCGACTTTAAAAAATGCTTGGTGATTGGGCAGTCCGGGCATGCACTGCGGCTCGCATTAGAAGATGCCGACATTGAGACAATAGTTGCCGATTCCGGCTTTGCTTCAGTGGCCGCAGCACATGGCATTCAATGTGACGAAGATCGCTTGCCTTTTGCTGATCATAGCTTTGACCTTGTCATTAATATGGGAACGCTAGACAGTGTAAACGATCTCCCCGGAGCTTTGGCATTAACCCGGCGGATTTTAAAACCAGACGGGCTGCTGCTGGCCGCATTCATCGGGGCAGAGAGCTTGACCACTCTGAAATCTCTGTTGATGCAAGCTGAAGGTGATCGTGTTGTGTCCCATGTACACCCCCAAATTGACATACGAACAGTCGGCGATCTTGTCTCCCGTGTTGGCTTGGCTTTACCGGTTGTAGACAGCGATGGCTTTGATCTGCGCTACCGGGAATTTGACAAGCTGATCAAAGATGTCAGGGATATCGGCGGCGGTAATATACTAAATGATAACATTCGCCCTCTCTCACGAACCGTTTATGAGCAGGCCAAGGCAATGTTTCAAAACCAAGCTGATGCAACGGGAAAGACAACCGAACATATGGAGCTAATTTATCTATGCGGATGGGCCCCTCATCCTGAACAACCGGTTCCTGCGCGCCGTGGTAGTGGTCAGGTGTCGCTTAAAACAGCACTCAACAAACCGGCGACCGATTCATAA
- the grxC gene encoding glutaredoxin 3: protein MAKVEIYTKFTCGYCFRAKALLKEKGAAFEETDITMGGPKREEMIQRAGGRTTVPQIFINDHHIGGSDDLASLNDAGKLDALLAG from the coding sequence ATGGCTAAAGTTGAAATTTACACCAAATTCACTTGTGGATATTGTTTTCGGGCAAAAGCATTGCTGAAAGAAAAGGGTGCGGCTTTTGAGGAAACCGACATCACTATGGGTGGGCCTAAGCGTGAGGAGATGATTCAACGGGCTGGAGGAAGGACAACAGTACCGCAGATATTTATCAACGATCACCATATTGGCGGTTCTGATGATCTTGCATCTTTAAATGATGCTGGAAAATTGGACGCGCTCTTGGCCGGATAA
- a CDS encoding carbon-nitrogen hydrolase family protein, which produces MPSRIALAQMCSSIDPAANALSLRNHINEAAGQGAEILFTPEMTGLVDRDRGRAKSNIRQEQDDLVLQEARDSAARKKIWVAIGSLAIRLDADDEAKWVNRSFLIDPAGQISARYDKIHLFDVDLDTGETWRESAAYQGGSEAIVAPVGNATIGLSICYDLRFPTLYAALTDAGADILSIPAAFTVPTGKAHWEILLRARAIEAGVFVVAAAQSGLHQDGRATYGHSMVISPWGHALLDMGSNPGVGFCDIDLADIGEIRNRIPAISNRRSFTSPKASS; this is translated from the coding sequence TTGCCCAGTCGTATTGCCTTGGCCCAGATGTGCAGCAGCATAGATCCCGCTGCCAATGCATTATCGTTACGTAATCATATAAATGAGGCCGCAGGGCAGGGAGCTGAAATCCTGTTTACGCCTGAAATGACGGGCTTGGTCGATCGTGACCGAGGCCGTGCGAAATCGAACATACGCCAAGAACAGGATGATTTGGTTCTTCAGGAAGCCCGTGATTCTGCTGCCCGCAAAAAAATATGGGTCGCGATTGGTTCACTGGCCATAAGGCTTGATGCAGATGATGAGGCCAAATGGGTTAACCGATCATTCCTGATCGACCCAGCTGGACAGATCAGCGCGCGCTACGATAAAATCCACCTGTTCGATGTTGATCTAGATACTGGTGAGACATGGCGCGAATCCGCTGCCTATCAGGGCGGATCCGAAGCGATTGTTGCGCCCGTTGGTAACGCGACCATCGGTCTCTCCATTTGCTATGATCTCAGGTTTCCTACGCTCTATGCAGCTTTGACTGATGCAGGTGCGGATATTCTCTCAATACCAGCTGCTTTTACCGTCCCCACTGGCAAAGCCCATTGGGAGATATTGTTGCGGGCTCGTGCCATTGAGGCAGGCGTTTTTGTAGTCGCAGCGGCGCAATCAGGTTTGCATCAAGATGGTCGGGCAACTTATGGCCATTCCATGGTGATCAGTCCGTGGGGACACGCCTTGCTCGACATGGGATCCAATCCCGGTGTTGGGTTTTGCGACATAGACTTGGCTGATATTGGTGAGATACGGAATCGTATTCCAGCAATCTCTAATCGCCGCTCATTTACCTCCCCAAAAGCTTCTTCATGA
- a CDS encoding (deoxy)nucleoside triphosphate pyrophosphohydrolase, producing MFVVAAALVDQKNNILVQQRPEGKPMAGLWEFPGGKVEAGETPEDALIRELDEELGLVVKTKALSPVAFASEPLGSKHLLLLLYTCHEWTGQAVNLEAAAMQWLPVQELKHLDMPPADQPLVEQLLVAL from the coding sequence CTGTTTGTGGTCGCCGCTGCTCTGGTTGATCAAAAGAACAATATTCTGGTTCAGCAGCGACCGGAAGGAAAGCCAATGGCTGGTCTGTGGGAATTTCCTGGCGGAAAGGTAGAAGCTGGTGAAACTCCAGAAGATGCACTTATTCGTGAACTTGACGAAGAGCTGGGGCTGGTCGTTAAAACGAAAGCTTTAAGCCCGGTGGCATTTGCCAGCGAGCCCCTTGGTAGCAAACATCTCCTCCTCCTCCTCTACACGTGCCATGAGTGGACAGGTCAGGCTGTAAATTTGGAAGCCGCAGCCATGCAGTGGCTTCCTGTTCAGGAATTGAAGCATCTGGATATGCCACCTGCCGATCAGCCGCTGGTTGAACAGTTGTTGGTGGCGTTATGA